Within the Nyctibius grandis isolate bNycGra1 chromosome 4, bNycGra1.pri, whole genome shotgun sequence genome, the region TGAGGTGACACCATTGAGGCCTGAAGTGATGCCATGGCGGCCTGAGGTGGTGCCACGGCGGCCTGAGGTGGTGCCACGGTGGCCTGAGGTGACATCACGGTGACCGGGCCTGCAGGGTCTGAGGCCCCATGGTGGTGGCAGGGCCTGGGAGCCCCTGGGCAGGCCGGAGGGCTGGGGGCCGAGGGGGAGCCCCGAGGGAACGGCACGATGAACCCAGTTGTCACCACGCAGAGGCATGGCCCTGGCGCCGCCTTTAATGCCGAGCACAGGCGCAGCAGTGCGTGGCGGCGGGTGGCAGGGCCCTGCCGGGGGCGGTGAGGGGAGGACGCGCCCTGCGCCTGcgggcagcagccccctgcccgccccgccgccgggacgGCCCTGCTTTGGTTCCCGGAGCTGTATCACGGGAGGAATCACCGGTGAcacgggggtggggggtgctCAGCGGCGGCCAACGGCGTGACACCACGCTTGTGCCACCGCCCCGCTGAGACCCCCCCATGGCAGCGTGGCGGccgtcccctgctccagctgcgcTGCGAAAGGTCACACCCGAGCCGGCTCCAGGCTCCCCTCCCGCTGCGCTGCCTCCCCTCGGGGTGCCGCGGGGAGCGGGCTGCCTGCGGGTTCTGGAGGGCCCCGGCCTGGCCTGAGGGGTCACAGAAGGGGGGTTAGACCCACGTGGAGCCCCAGAGGTGCTGGCACCAGGTTGGGACAGCACCGGGGACAAGCGTCCCTGCAGGACGCTGGCTCGGTTCTGGTAGGCGGCATTTGTCCGGCGCAGGGTGTTCCTCGCTCTCCGGCTCCgcagcctcttcctcctccgTTGCTCCAGCTGCACCGGATGGCAAAGCGGTGCCGGATGGCAAAGCGGTGCCAGGGCACCTGCACCCCGTGACACCTCGTGCCTCCCCACTGCTTTGTCCCaccccaaaagcagcagcacctggGGACTCACCGGCTGCGCAGCGCCGCGGGGGTGAGCTGGGGGCTCGTCGGACACGGAGCTGTCGGAGCCGCTGGTGCTGTTCAGGGGAGACGAGCGCCTGCAGCCCCCACCGGCACCGCGGGGGTCGTGCCGGGCAGCGCGGCCGGGACGTACCTGGACTCGAGCTCCGAGGGGGAGATGtcgctccagctgctgctggaaccCAGCTCCCGGCCCAGCCGCTGCCGCAGCAGCGCGTCCACCTCCGCCAGGCACTGCTGGAACTGAGGGACGGAGCCGGTGTCACCGCGGCCACCCTAAGGCACCAGGAGCGGGTGCTGCGTCTTGAGCCACGGCTGCTGGCCCACCTTGGCGGGATCGGGGTCGCAGAAGTCGAGCAGGGTGTCACAGAGGTGGTAGCCCAGCGACTTGAGGTCCTCCACGGTGAAATGTGAGCTCCTCCCGCCTGGAGGGGACCGGGGAGAAGGAAACAAGCCGCAACTTCCCAACCCCGGGGGCCACCCGCCCGCCGACACACCCGACACCGTCACCCCCGCCCCCCGCGGCCCCTCACCCAGCGTGGAGCCACCAAAGGCCACCTCCATGGTGTAGCTGTTGGAGACGCCCAGGCGCCACATGACGACCCTGCCCGTCCCCTCTTTGCTCTTCTGCACCTTGAActtgcagctggggaaggagaactGGGGCCGGCCCTGGAGTCAGCACAACGGGGGGGGATgcgtccccctccccagcctcacCGGGACACCACGGTGGCCACGTTGCTGGTGGCACCGGGAAGCTCAGCGAGGAGGCGGCTCCCTGGCTCCCTGGACGGCTTTGGGGCCTCCCACCTTGTCGGGGGCGTTTTTGCTCAGCATCAGGGGGAAGACGCGCTGGCGCAGCCGCGGCccggcgccggccccgccgccgtcGCAGCCATACATGAAGACGTTGTTCTTCCGGCTGTGCCCGTGGAAGTCGCAGTACAGCACCACCTCCCGCTCCGCCAGCACCCTGCGTGCACTAGGATCGGGCCACCGGCACGGCCACGGCAGCGGCACCgtcccgccgcctccccgcgccACCGCCTCACCTCTCAACCATGGCCCGCAGGTGCCACACGCCGGGGAAGGAGCCGCAGAGCCCCGTCCCGTAGGCCCTGTTGGGGTCCCGGCCAGCCAGGGAGCAGCGGGAGTTGCCCACCACCACCCCGTCGGGGTTGAGCATGGGCACCACCTTGAAGACGAAGAGCCGGCGCAGGAGCCGGGCGTCGGGGCGGTCGCTGAGGAGGAAGTCGAGGCAGCCCCGCATGGCCCAGGAGCCGCCGCTCTCCCCGGGGTGCGCGCGGGCGCTCAGCACCACGGCCCGCTTGGGCGCCTGGGTGCCACCAGGGCCGGTGATGGTCAGCAGGTAGACGGTGTTGCCGGCCAGGCTGCGGCACAGCGCCCGCACCGCGCAGTACCGCGAGCGCACCGGGTCGCCCGCCAGCGCCCGCAGGTAGCGCTGCAGGTCGGAGTAGGTGTAGGGGTAGGAGTGGGCGAAGAAGCAGGTGTCGCCGTCGTGGGGGAAGCGTGACGTCCAGGAGAGCCGGAAGGCAGCCGGctcctcgccgccgccgccgccccggtaGTAGCGGACGTCGGCCCCGACGCGGCGCCAGCCGACGCCGCGGCTCTGGGCGTCGCGCTGGGAGTAGAGCAGCGGGCGCATGCCCTCGCCATAGAGGCTCTTGGGCTTGGCCAGGTTGGCGATGGTGAAGCGGTAGAGAGGGTCCCGCCGGGTGTTTTGGACGCGGAAGTAGAACCACTGGGTGTGCTTGGCCGTGTACAGGTCCGGCCGCAGCGTCAGCACGTACTCGTAGGGGCCCCTGCGCGGCGGGTCGGGCCGTGCTCCagctcccggccccgctgccgctgcccgccctcgccccccggcccctctcTTACACCTTGACGGCTTTCTGGAGGTTGCCGCTCTCGAAGCGGGATTCGAAGAGCAGCGTGGTGTCCTCGGGGCCGGCCAGGGCGGCGGCCGGCGAGGAAAGAGGGCCCGGGGCCCCCCCGACTCGAGCACGGGTGAAGCAGGAGCCTGGGGGTGCTGCAGGGGAAGCCCAGAGGGGCGGCGATGGGGCCTGGGGACACTGAGGGTGCACCCGGGGGTGCTGCCCGCTCCCGCTACCTGGGCTGAGGTTGTAGACGAGGGTGCCTTGCTCCTCGCCGAGGGCGGCCGGGGCCTGCTCCGGGCCCGTGGGCTGGCAGAAGGGCTCTGGTTCAGGGGGGACCCACTCTGGGGGGCACAGAGACGGGCACCATGGGCACGGCGGGGTGCGGCGcaggggggtggagggggagggCCGGAGCGCTCCCTCACCGACGTGCTCGATCGTCTCCTTGATGACTTCGCACTCGAGGGGCCagcggggagcgggcagggggcCCCGCGCCGAGGGCAGGGCAAAGAGAGCCCGTGGCTCCCCTGGGGACACGCGGTGCTGCGCCGAGGGGACCCGTGTGCCCCGGCCGGGGGCCAgctcctgcaccccaggggctacaagggaagcaggaggggctggggggctcccGTGCGCTCCCGGCTCCACCGCATGGCTCCCACAGAGGGGGGTTGGGGTGGGGACCCCCCTCAAAACCACCCGCCACCCcaaggcagggacagggagaggcCCCCCGTGCTCTCCATGCCAGGAGGACACCAACCCCGGTGCTGGGGGACCGCAGGGTCTCACTCACGGCTCGGCTCCGGCCCAGAACCCCGCAGGCAGCCGGGGCTGGCGCTGCCCGTGGGCACCCCAGCAGGGCGCTGCTCCGAGGGGACCCCCGGGGACGTGGGGCTCTTCTGCCCGCCCGTCTTCTGGCCTTGGGGAGAGCACGGCTGcagcccggggccggggggcgagGGGCCGCGTCCCCGTGGCCACGCTCACCTCGGAAGTAGCCGTAGTAGCGCAGGTGGCTGCGCATGAAGCTGTCGTAGGGCTCGGGGACCAGCCCTGCGCCAAGCCCCCCCTGtcccggggcagcggggccccCCCAGGGCTGCATGGCTGCGAGGGGCCCGGCCAGACCCTGCTCCGGGCCCGGCCGTGCCAAGGATTCAGGACGCGGTCGCTGAGCGACCAGCCAGCAGCGGGGAGGGCCGGGGCAGTCCCAGAGCTGGGCAAGGAGCCAGAGGGATTTCGTTACCCTGGCACACCCCCAGGGGAGCGGGGCCACAACGGGCCACCCCACGGCGTCAGCCCGAGCCAGGGCCACCGCGCACACCAGCCCCCGTGGCAGGGACACCCCCCGCGCAACCAGACGGCACGACCCAAACTGCTACGATTTATTGGACAACGggcagggggtgaggggggcTCTGAACTGTAcaactgtaaaaaaagaaacaaataataaagaGCGGGGCGCGCCTCACGTGCTCGAGGCGGTTTTCCTGCGCTTCAGCCGCGCTCGCCAGTCCTCCGGCAGCGCCTCGAAGTTGGCGTTCCTCTCCGCCCTGCCGCTGCGGGGACAAAGCAGGGTGTCAGCACGCGGGTGGCACGAGGTGACCGTCCCCACCACCCTCATGGTGCCAGGGATGTGGATCCCCACGCTCTGCCCTTCCAGGGGACAAGGAAACGTCCCCTCCAGGAGCCGAGCTGCCCCGGGGAATGGGCCCGCACctcatcagctgctgctgcttccactcCTCGATGCGCCGCTGGGCCGTGGTCTCCCGGTCCTCCTCGCTGGAGCTGGAGTTCTCCTCCTCGTCCAGCTCCCGCTGGATGCTCTGCCATTTCTTCACCAGCGACGGCATCTTCGTCTTCCCCTTCTTGCCCTGTGCCAGAAACGCCAACAGGCCGCGGTGAGGGcggctgggaagggaggagagggtgCCCGGCGAGGGACTGGCCCCAGAGCGATCCCTACCTTGTTCTTCCGCCCcttcctcagcttctccttctCCGGTGGCGGCGGCGCCTTGGGGGTGGGAGGCGGGGGCGTttgggggggcggcgggggaggcggcTGCTCGGCGGCAGGCAGGGCTCCCCGTGCCGGGGCCGGCTGCGTGGCGGCGGGCAGGCTGGCGGGCACAGCGCACTCCGAGTAGCTCATGACGGCAGGGGCGGCGGGCGCCGTCACGCCCAGGTAGCCCGACTGCAGGCCCAGGGTGGCGGCGGGCTGGGGGCCGGTGTGGCCCGGCGCGAGGCGGAGGCTGGGGCGGGCCTGGATCTCGCCCTGCAGGCGCTGGCGCGGCCTGAGGGAGGCGAGGGGCACGGCCGGAGGCTGGTACTTGGTGGCGGCCATCAGGGGCTGGCTGTAGATGACGGGGCAGCTGCCGATGGTGGCCGCTCGCTGCATCAGCCCCGGGCTCATCTCCACGGCTTTCCTCTTCTGGGGCTTGGCGGAGAGCAGCGGCGCCGGGCTCGGCTCAACGGCGGCCTGGAAGAGAGCGGCGACGTGAGTGCCGAGCCCTGGGCACGGTGCGGTGGGACCGGCCGAGCCCCAGCTTCACCCGGCCGCtcacctggctgctgctggcagctgggcgCGGGAGAGGCTTCAGGGGAGCGTCTTCCTCGGTtcccggggcgggcggctccTCGCCCCCCTCATCTTCCATCTCCACTTCCTGGATCTCACCGTCTTctccgggcggcggcgggggcggcggcgggggcggcgggggagaGTCCGGGGGAGGCGGAGGCGGCGGAGGCATTTCCAAAGGCAAAGGAGGTTGGAGGACCGGGACAGAGGACTGAAGCAGAGTCCAAAATGGAGTGAGCGGCATGAGAGACGTAGCAGGGACTTGGCCTGAGAAGGATTCTTTACAAAGGGAGCCTGAAGAATACATATTGACACAGGCTTGAAAACCCAGGCTACGGACCgcgctgcctgctcctgcccgctgcctccctgccagggcagagctCAGGCCAACAAGCCGCACGCCGCCTTCCCCGGCACCGCCAGGACACCTAAAACCAACGGGGGCAGCTCGGGCGGGGAAGGGGCGCTCGTCCCAGCTTCGCTGAAGCCACCACGAGGTGGCCGGGAGCACCACCACGTACTGCTCTAGCGCTCCCACGACACCCCGCTTCGGGGCCAGGACCCCCCAACCGCAGCGGCCCCCCCCCGGGGTGTACCTGCGGGGCGCTCGGCGGGGTCCCCGGCGTGCTCTCCTTTGTCTTTTGGAGGGGGTTGAGGAGGACCGTCGGCTTTTCTGTCGGTGGTTCGCCGTCCCTCCTCTTCGTCCTCCCCGTCGGGGAACTCCCATTGCGACTCTCCGGAGCGCTCGTTAACATAGAAATAGCGTCTATGCTCCCTAAATcacaagaaagagaaggaaggctTCAGACTCCCTCCTCCGCCACGGACACTCCGAGGGGGGCCTGCCCACGACAGCGCTGCGCTCTCGCAGGGAAGACCCTCTGCAGCCGGGCTGCCGCTCTCCCAAACGCAACCAAACGGCTTTGGAGGACAAGAGGCAGGAGAGGCCCGAGCCCAGTTGCTCTAAGctctggtttttggtttgtattgtggtgttttgttttgtttttttttgcatgaacGTCGCCCTGAGCCTCCCCCGCTCCGAGAGGAGGGCTGCGAAAAGCACCACCGGGACTTTCAGCCGCTGCCTTGGCTGCAAAGTCGCCCTCCGAGAAGAGGCACCGGGGGAACAGCCCAGTGGAGAGAGAAGCGGCTGCCCCCCCTACCCCGTGGTGCGCGGAGGTCGCTTTTTATAACAACTCTTGGTGTCAAACACAACAGTGAATGCTAGAGAGAGGGAGCGGATCTGggagctgaaaaacaaaagagcaaagatttcaaacaaaggaaaattaatcaAGAAAGCCAAATAGACAAAGAAATGTTTGGGTCTGACCTGCTGGCAGGTGACAGAACTCTTGTTCTTCGTTCCGTTGGTGAGTTGTAGTTTGTCCTTTGTCAGAGCTGTTGGTCAGAAGAGGTGATCCAGAGATCCTGCAAAGTTCACAGAGCTCTCGCATGCGCGACCCCCCAGGCCCGCCCTCCACAGCGCTTTGCACTCGCGAGAGTGGAAACCAGCTCTGTCCGGTCAGGGAAATCAGCTCCGTCTCAAAAAGCACTGAGCACTCCGGTTCGGCTCCTCCAGTTTGGTGGCTGGCCCCAAACTCTGCGAGTGCCGGACGTTTCTCTGCCTGCCCAGCTAACAGAAGTTGCTCTCAGTCTCCGAGAGGGACGGCGCCACGTCGTCGGGTGGTGATGGTCACAAATCATGTCTGAGATGTCAGAGATGAAAGGTGAGAAAGGTAGGAGAGCGCGTACCTGTCCCAGTGGCAGGACCAGCCTTTAGGGGTGGCGTTTATTTCGTATTGTTTTAGCTGTTCGGCTGCGTCTTGGAGTTTGCGTTTGAGGTAGTTTCCATTGAGAGCACCTTCTCGCCAGTCTGCAATGCGGGTCTAGAGGGCAAGAACCGGAGGGGGGAAGGCGGTGAGGGAAGCTGCGAGCGGCCCTCGGGACAGGACTCGAGGTCCGGGAGAGGTTTCCCTTACGGCAacggggctcagggggggccaGGAGGAAGACACCGCCTCCGTGCAAAGCCATGCTCTCCCCCCGCGGAGGAAGGGCCCTGCAGGAGGCGGGCGGGCGCGCGGCGCCGCGAGGTTCACGCAGCATCGAGCGGCGGACAGTTATTTGATCCGCTTCGGAACAGAAGGCCGGAGCGAGGGGCGAAGGCTCGGTTACCTCTGTCTGCAACAGCAACATGTGGAAGTTGGAGATAGATTGTCTGTTGATGCCCAGGAACTCCAATTTACTAGTCAGAGTATTTGCCAGCTCTCCGATCTGAAACTGCCGGGGAGAAAGGGGAGAGTCAAGAGCCGCCCTCGGGTAGCGTCACCGGGCGGCTGCGGCCCCCGCGGCTCCAGGCCTTCCCCGGCAAACGAGATTCGGGACTGCCCGCGGCCCCTCGGCCTGGCATGTGCCACCCTGGGTGTCTGTGCCTGTCACCCCCTCCTCTAAGGCCCCCACGACGGGGTCGGTGTGGGGTGGCGGGAGGTGCCAGCGAACCCCAGCTCCTCCGTGCAGACCCTTCCCTGCCCCCAGCGCCTCCCGGCACCGTCACCCTCCGAACCAGCTGAAGGAGGGCACGGGCTCAGTCTGCTTCGGAGCCCTGGCTCTGGAGTTACAGCAATCGCCAGGGCAGGAAGCCTTAAAtataatatttcaaaagaaagggGCCAGGACATCATCTCAGCCTCTGTAAACAGCCGCTTTCCAGAGGCACTACCTGGAAAGCGCAGGAGAGGGCTGACAGCTCCTTTCCTCCTGAGCACACACAGGAGCTACGTTAAGGTTCAGGCCAGCCACCGCCGTCACTGAACCCCAGCGTCCCGCAGGAGTCAAACCTCCAGTCTGGGCACAGGGCCACGGGGATCCCACGTGTCGATGCCCCTGAGGGGACTGCGTGAAAGCAGCTCCAAGGCAGGCAGCAATCACGGGCAGAAACGGGGTGGACGCCTGCGAGAGGCACCACGATTGCTTTAGGGAGGGctctaaggttttttttttccttcactcttCAGAAGAGGCTTTGGAAGGTCCCCAAAGCTGCGTGTGACTCCGGAGAGGGGGCTGGGCAAGACAGACAAGCAGCGCTAGAGAGAAGCCCGAGGCAGGGAAATGAATTCCTGCGTTAAGGTGGCTGTGGAAGCCACGAAGATCCCGCAGCCGAGGGCGACTTCGCAGCGGAGGAACCCAGCGGATCTCCTGCAAAccagagagctggcagaaaagAGATTACCCCGAGGCGGTGAAGCGAACGGTACCGATCACCCAAGGAGACGGCATTCCTCCGACAGCTCTAAGGGGATCCTGCGAGGGAGAGCACGATGCTACAGCACAGCCTGTCGCAGCACCGCCAGGACCCAGAGGGGACAGCAAACGGGACAGCTTCGAAGGCTTTGGGCGGCGCAGCAGCCAAGTGTGGCCCTGctgcaggttttgtttcttatttttttcaaataaattaagaaaacagaggagCCTCACGTAGATGCTACAGTGAGGGAGGGCTCAGTGGTTTTGGGCAGGGAACATCACATCTCAAAACTCCCTGAAGAGTTTTTTTTACAGGAGATGATAAATCTGTCACAAGGACAGCGATGACGCCCTTCCCTTTCACCCAGGAGAAACGATGCAGTGGTGGGAAACAAGGGCAGGGACAGAGCTCAGCCCGTGCCACCAGTTTCCACCGGGGTTCTACCAAAGAGGGTGATTCCCCATCTGTAAACCAGCTGTCACAGGGAGGTGACAGCATTTGCTAACGAAATTAGATTACTCAGGAGCCAAATTTAACACTGCAGGAGATGTCAAGGTAACGAGTGACCAAGGACAAATAGAAAAGCTCTCCCCTACCTCTCTGCGTAGCTGTAGCTCAGGAAGGGGCTCTAGGAATCATTCAGCCAAAAAGAGCAAATCAAGGCTCGGAAAAGACAGTCTCAGCAATCCCCAGGGCTTCCCCAGCTTGAATCTAACTTCAAAAAGTCACGGCGGGCCAAGGGCAGTGACAGGTACTGGCAGCCCCCAGACACGGAGGGTTTACGGACAAGAAGTCTCCAGATTGAGGGGGCAGGTGCTCGAGGACTGTGATATTGTTATTGGTGAAAAGAAAGTCAAGACAAAAGTGCTTGCTCTCGCTCACAaccagccccagggctgagTCTTtatcccccccacaccccctttgtttttacatttaagCACTTTCAAGCctttgctgctggcagcaggaccCCGGGCCGCAGAGATGCTGGCCCAATCCTGCATGGCCACTCGTTCACAGGGCCAGGGCAAGCTGGGCTGGGACTGCACAGGGACATGAGGTTTAGAGCTCCTGGTGCTGTCCCGCTGGCAGGCCAAGGTCGCTGCAGCTGGGCCAAACCCCCAGCCCAAAGCTCAGGTGTCCCCGTGGGCTGGTGGCGTCCCctgagcagagccagcacgTCCCCCCACACGAGCTGGGATGGATCTCACCGACACGCACCTCTGCGTCTCCGTACCTTTAggtcctgctcctcctcctccattttTGGTGCCCCTTGGGCTTTCGCCTTCTCCTGGGGCTCCTCAGACTCTGCCTCTTTGTCTGAATTCACgtcagctgcttctgtgctcGCCGCTGCAGGAGAAGAAACGACACGTGAGCCCTTCTACTGCCACAGTGCTGGAGACACCGTGCTGGGGAGCCAGAGCCCAtgcaggagagggcaggggaagagCCGGGGCCTCTTTCCTGCAGGAGCCAGCGACAACAGcctgaaattaaaaaggagagagggTCCCTGCCTCTGTGTTTTGAGGGGAGGGGGTGTCCTTCCAGAAGGACAGCATGGGAAGCGAAGAATTACAACTGCTACAGCACAAGGGCAGGAAGCCTGGAGCACAGGGCTTCCAGGAGTGTGAAGACAGCTAacgggcaggcaggcagccactGACCTCCGGGGGTTtaataatttgttaaaaaaagggTATTAAATAAGTCAACTGTCAAAGACTGAAGAGCTCCCCCAAGACCACACGGTTTTGCCTCCACCGCATCACAGGCACCGGTGACTA harbors:
- the AGBL2 gene encoding cytosolic carboxypeptidase 2 is translated as MQPWGGPAAPGQGGLGAGLVPEPYDSFMRSHLRYYGYFRGQKTGGQKSPTSPGVPSEQRPAGVPTGSASPGCLRGSGPEPSPPGVQELAPGRGTRVPSAQHRVSPGEPRALFALPSARGPLPAPRWPLECEVIKETIEHVEWVPPEPEPFCQPTGPEQAPAALGEEQGTLVYNLSPAPPGSCFTRARVGGAPGPLSSPAAALAGPEDTTLLFESRFESGNLQKAVKVGPYEYVLTLRPDLYTAKHTQWFYFRVQNTRRDPLYRFTIANLAKPKSLYGEGMRPLLYSQRDAQSRGVGWRRVGADVRYYRGGGGGEEPAAFRLSWTSRFPHDGDTCFFAHSYPYTYSDLQRYLRALAGDPVRSRYCAVRALCRSLAGNTVYLLTITGPGGTQAPKRAVVLSARAHPGESGGSWAMRGCLDFLLSDRPDARLLRRLFVFKVVPMLNPDGVVVGNSRCSLAGRDPNRAYGTGLCGSFPGVWHLRAMVERVLAEREVVLYCDFHGHSRKNNVFMYGCDGGGAGAGPRLRQRVFPLMLSKNAPDKFSFPSCKFKVQKSKEGTGRVVMWRLGVSNSYTMEVAFGGSTLGGRSSHFTVEDLKSLGYHLCDTLLDFCDPDPAKFQQCLAEVDALLRQRLGRELGSSSSWSDISPSELESSTSGSDSSVSDEPPAHPRGAAQPLEQRRRKRLRSRRARNTLRRTNAAYQNRASVLQGRLSPVLSQPGASTSGAPRGSNPPSVTPQARPGPSRTRRQPAPRGTPRGGSAAGGEPGAGSGVTFRSAAGAGDGRHAAMGGSQRGGGTSVVSRRWPPLSTPHPRVTGDSSRDTAPGTKAGPSRRRGGQGAAARRRRARPPLTAPGRALPPAATHCCACARH
- the FNBP4 gene encoding formin-binding protein 4 isoform X2 produces the protein MGKKSRTAPGRRPILQLSPPGPRRDEAAVPPVEGVDSGSEPDEPEAVAEPPRSTPNPPPPAPAAVKPTGGLCLLGAYADSDDEEGETPEKSARSADANGNNSADIDSTLANFLAEIDAITAPPQPAEPTAASSSAPPPTPPRPEPKESGSGQSSGTANGATGSAPAPEWQYDTQCSLAGVGELEMGDWQEVWDENTGCYYYWNTQSNEVTWELPQYLATQVQGLQHYQHSTVAGANGSFAAAAELYPQEKGATPGSVSRGASLAKREVKKEVNEGVQALSNSEEEKKGVAAALLAPLLPDVVKEEEERWRRKVICKEEVEPPPEEEAKAEEAAGAPEEPEPSRDPLEDTLQEELCSVVQSGESAEEEEEQDTLELEMVLERKKAELRALEEGDGSASGSSPLSDGSQSASQDVTRRLASKRGKWKLFVGATSPESASRGCSKTGRESPEAGEAAASTEAADVNSDKEAESEEPQEKAKAQGAPKMEEEEQDLKFQIGELANTLTSKLEFLGINRQSISNFHMLLLQTETRIADWREGALNGNYLKRKLQDAAEQLKQYEINATPKGWSCHWDRISGSPLLTNSSDKGQTTTHQRNEEQEFCHLPAGSIDAISMLTSAPESRNGSSPTGRTKRRDGEPPTEKPTVLLNPLQKTKESTPGTPPSAPQSSVPVLQPPLPLEMPPPPPPPPDSPPPPPPPPPPPPGEDGEIQEVEMEDEGGEEPPAPGTEEDAPLKPLPRPAASSSQAAVEPSPAPLLSAKPQKRKAVEMSPGLMQRAATIGSCPVIYSQPLMAATKYQPPAVPLASLRPRQRLQGEIQARPSLRLAPGHTGPQPAATLGLQSGYLGVTAPAAPAVMSYSECAVPASLPAATQPAPARGALPAAEQPPPPPPPQTPPPPTPKAPPPPEKEKLRKGRKNKGKKGKTKMPSLVKKWQSIQRELDEEENSSSSEEDRETTAQRRIEEWKQQQLMSGRAERNANFEALPEDWRARLKRRKTASST
- the FNBP4 gene encoding formin-binding protein 4 isoform X1, whose amino-acid sequence is MGKKSRTAPGRRPILQLSPPGPRRDEAAVPPVEGVDSGSEPDEPEAVAEPPRSTPNPPPPAPAAVKPTGGLCLLGAYADSDDEEGETPEKSARSADANGNNSADIDSTLANFLAEIDAITAPPQPAEPTAASSSAPPPTPPRPEPKESGSGQSSGTANGATGSAPAPEWQYDTQCSLAGVGELEMGDWQEVWDENTGCYYYWNTQSNEVTWELPQYLATQVQGLQHYQHSSTVAGANGSFAAAAELYPQEKGATPGSVSRGASLAKREVKKEVNEGVQALSNSEEEKKGVAAALLAPLLPDVVKEEEERWRRKVICKEEVEPPPEEEAKAEEAAGAPEEPEPSRDPLEDTLQEELCSVVQSGESAEEEEEQDTLELEMVLERKKAELRALEEGDGSASGSSPLSDGSQSASQDVTRRLASKRGKWKLFVGATSPESASRGCSKTGRESPEAGEAAASTEAADVNSDKEAESEEPQEKAKAQGAPKMEEEEQDLKFQIGELANTLTSKLEFLGINRQSISNFHMLLLQTETRIADWREGALNGNYLKRKLQDAAEQLKQYEINATPKGWSCHWDRISGSPLLTNSSDKGQTTTHQRNEEQEFCHLPAGSIDAISMLTSAPESRNGSSPTGRTKRRDGEPPTEKPTVLLNPLQKTKESTPGTPPSAPQSSVPVLQPPLPLEMPPPPPPPPDSPPPPPPPPPPPPGEDGEIQEVEMEDEGGEEPPAPGTEEDAPLKPLPRPAASSSQAAVEPSPAPLLSAKPQKRKAVEMSPGLMQRAATIGSCPVIYSQPLMAATKYQPPAVPLASLRPRQRLQGEIQARPSLRLAPGHTGPQPAATLGLQSGYLGVTAPAAPAVMSYSECAVPASLPAATQPAPARGALPAAEQPPPPPPPQTPPPPTPKAPPPPEKEKLRKGRKNKGKKGKTKMPSLVKKWQSIQRELDEEENSSSSEEDRETTAQRRIEEWKQQQLMSGRAERNANFEALPEDWRARLKRRKTASST
- the FNBP4 gene encoding formin-binding protein 4 isoform X4: MGKKSRTAPGRRPILQLSPPGPRRDEAAVPPVEGVDSGSEPDEPEAVAEPPRSTPNPPPPAPAAVKPTGGLCLLGAYADSDDEEGETPEKSARSADANGNNSADIDSTLANFLAEIDAITAPPQPAEPTAASSSAPPPTPPRPEPKESGSGQSSGTANGATGSAPAPEWQYDTQCSLAGVGELEMGDWQEVWDENTGCYYYWNTQSNEVTWELPQYLATQVQGLQHYQHSTVAGANGSFAAAAELYPQEKGATPGSVSRGASLAKREVKKEVNEGVQALSNSEEEKKGVAAALLAPLLPDVVKEEEERWRRKVICKEEVEPPPEEEAKAEEAAGAPEEPEPSRDPLEDTLQEELCSVVQSGESAEEEEEQDTLELEMVLERKKAELRALEEGDGSASGSSPLSDGSQSASQDVTRRLASKRGKWKLFVGATSPESASRGCSKTGRESPEAGEAAASTEAADVNSDKEAESEEPQEKAKAQGAPKMEEEEQDLKFQIGELANTLTSKLEFLGINRQSISNFHMLLLQTETRIADWREGALNGNYLKRKLQDAAEQLKQYEINATPKGWSCHWDREHRRYFYVNERSGESQWEFPDGEDEEEGRRTTDRKADGPPQPPPKDKGEHAGDPAERPAGSLCKESFSGQVPATSLMPLTPFWTLLQSSVPVLQPPLPLEMPPPPPPPPDSPPPPPPPPPPPPGEDGEIQEVEMEDEGGEEPPAPGTEEDAPLKPLPRPAASSSQAAVEPSPAPLLSAKPQKRKAVEMSPGLMQRAATIGSCPVIYSQPLMAATKYQPPAVPLASLRPRQRLQGEIQARPSLRLAPGHTGPQPAATLGLQSGYLGVTAPAAPAVMSYSECAVPASLPAATQPAPARGALPAAEQPPPPPPPQTPPPPTPKAPPPPEKEKLRKGRKNKGKKGKTKMPSLVKKWQSIQRELDEEENSSSSEEDRETTAQRRIEEWKQQQLMSGRAERNANFEALPEDWRARLKRRKTASST
- the FNBP4 gene encoding formin-binding protein 4 isoform X3 → MGKKSRTAPGRRPILQLSPPGPRRDEAAVPPVEGVDSGSEPDEPEAVAEPPRSTPNPPPPAPAAVKPTGGLCLLGAYADSDDEEGETPEKSARSADANGNNSADIDSTLANFLAEIDAITAPPQPAEPTAASSSAPPPTPPRPEPKESGSGQSSGTANGATGSAPAPEWQYDTQCSLAGVGELEMGDWQEVWDENTGCYYYWNTQSNEVTWELPQYLATQVQGLQHYQHSSTVAGANGSFAAAAELYPQEKGATPGSVSRGASLAKREVKKEVNEGVQALSNSEEEKKGVAAALLAPLLPDVVKEEEERWRRKVICKEEVEPPPEEEAKAEEAAGAPEEPEPSRDPLEDTLQEELCSVVQSGESAEEEEEQDTLELEMVLERKKAELRALEEGDGSASGSSPLSDGSQSASQDVTRRLASKRGKWKLFVGATSPESASRGCSKTGRESPEAGEAAASTEAADVNSDKEAESEEPQEKAKAQGAPKMEEEEQDLKFQIGELANTLTSKLEFLGINRQSISNFHMLLLQTETRIADWREGALNGNYLKRKLQDAAEQLKQYEINATPKGWSCHWDREHRRYFYVNERSGESQWEFPDGEDEEEGRRTTDRKADGPPQPPPKDKGEHAGDPAERPAGSLCKESFSGQVPATSLMPLTPFWTLLQSSVPVLQPPLPLEMPPPPPPPPDSPPPPPPPPPPPPGEDGEIQEVEMEDEGGEEPPAPGTEEDAPLKPLPRPAASSSQAAVEPSPAPLLSAKPQKRKAVEMSPGLMQRAATIGSCPVIYSQPLMAATKYQPPAVPLASLRPRQRLQGEIQARPSLRLAPGHTGPQPAATLGLQSGYLGVTAPAAPAVMSYSECAVPASLPAATQPAPARGALPAAEQPPPPPPPQTPPPPTPKAPPPPEKEKLRKGRKNKGKKGKTKMPSLVKKWQSIQRELDEEENSSSSEEDRETTAQRRIEEWKQQQLMSGRAERNANFEALPEDWRARLKRRKTASST